The following proteins come from a genomic window of Lycium ferocissimum isolate CSIRO_LF1 chromosome 4, AGI_CSIRO_Lferr_CH_V1, whole genome shotgun sequence:
- the LOC132051707 gene encoding protein BOBBER 1-like isoform X1, giving the protein MAIISDYNEQDNKPPVSAKPFKAVLDPANPLGFLETVFEFLGRESDIFKSDSLVSDVNAVVRMVKENLDTEERKRKDKVEESTGKPEKKFKEDVPVGEVKETKVEEVNEAKSASEAMEEDKKGPRAPNIGNGLDLDNYSWGQSLQEVNLNIPVPHGTKSRFIVCDIKKNHLTVGLKGQPPIIDGELYRPVKVEDCFWSLEDQKSISVLLTKKDQMDWWKCVVKGEPEVETQKVEPEPSKLSDLDPETRATVEKMMFDQRQKSMGLPTSDETQKQDLLKKFMAQHPNMDFSRAKLS; this is encoded by the exons ATGGCGATAATTTCCGATTACAATGAGCAAGACAACAAACCACCTGTATCAGCAAAGCCATTTAAGGCTGTTCTTGATCCTGCAAACCCTCTAGGGTTTCTGGAAACAGTGTTTGAATTTCTGGGGCGAGAGTCCGATATCTTCAAGAGCGATTCTTTGGTAAGTGATGTCAATGCTGTTGTTCGTATGGTGAAGGAAAATCTTGATACTGAGGAAAGGAAGAGGAAAGATAAAGTAGAAGAATCAACAGGAAAACCCGAAAAGAAGTTTAAGGAAGATGTTCCTGTTGGAGAGGTTAAGGAGACAAAGGTCGAAGAGGTTAATGAGGCTAAGAGTGCTAGTGAAGCCATGGAGGAGGACAAGAAGGGGCCTAGAG CTCCAAACATAGGCAATGGCCTTGATCTTGACAACTACTCCTGGGGTCAATCCCTGCAGGAGGTCAATCTTAACATTCCTGTTCCTCATGGAACAAAGTCACGGTTTATTGTTTGCGATATAAAGAAGAACCATCTTACAGTTGGACTAAAGGGTCAGCCTCCGATAATTGAT GGAGAACTCTATCGACCTGTCAAAGTCGAGGATTGTTTCTGGAGCTTAG AGGATCAGAAATCCATATCTGTACTCCTTACCAAGAAGGACCAGATGGATTGGTGGAAATGTGTGGTGAAAGGTGAACCTGAAGTCGAGACCCAGAAAGTTGAACCTGAACCTAGCAAGCTATCGGACTTGGACCCAGAGACTCGAGCTACTGTCGAAAAGATGATG TTTGATCAGCGACAGAAATCAATGGGCCTTCCAACAAGTGATGAAACGCAAAAACAGGATCTCCTAAAGAAATTTATGGCTCAG CATCCAAATATGGACTTCTCAAGGGCGAAGCTATCCTGA
- the LOC132051707 gene encoding protein BOBBER 1-like isoform X2 produces the protein MAIISDYNEQDNKPPVSAKPFKAVLDPANPLGFLETVFEFLGRESDIFKSDSLVSDVNAVVRMVKENLDTEERKRKDKVEESTGKPEKKFKEDVEEVNEAKSASEAMEEDKKGPRAPNIGNGLDLDNYSWGQSLQEVNLNIPVPHGTKSRFIVCDIKKNHLTVGLKGQPPIIDGELYRPVKVEDCFWSLEDQKSISVLLTKKDQMDWWKCVVKGEPEVETQKVEPEPSKLSDLDPETRATVEKMMFDQRQKSMGLPTSDETQKQDLLKKFMAQHPNMDFSRAKLS, from the exons ATGGCGATAATTTCCGATTACAATGAGCAAGACAACAAACCACCTGTATCAGCAAAGCCATTTAAGGCTGTTCTTGATCCTGCAAACCCTCTAGGGTTTCTGGAAACAGTGTTTGAATTTCTGGGGCGAGAGTCCGATATCTTCAAGAGCGATTCTTTGGTAAGTGATGTCAATGCTGTTGTTCGTATGGTGAAGGAAAATCTTGATACTGAGGAAAGGAAGAGGAAAGATAAAGTAGAAGAATCAACAGGAAAACCCGAAAAGAAGTTTAAGGAAGAT GTCGAAGAGGTTAATGAGGCTAAGAGTGCTAGTGAAGCCATGGAGGAGGACAAGAAGGGGCCTAGAG CTCCAAACATAGGCAATGGCCTTGATCTTGACAACTACTCCTGGGGTCAATCCCTGCAGGAGGTCAATCTTAACATTCCTGTTCCTCATGGAACAAAGTCACGGTTTATTGTTTGCGATATAAAGAAGAACCATCTTACAGTTGGACTAAAGGGTCAGCCTCCGATAATTGAT GGAGAACTCTATCGACCTGTCAAAGTCGAGGATTGTTTCTGGAGCTTAG AGGATCAGAAATCCATATCTGTACTCCTTACCAAGAAGGACCAGATGGATTGGTGGAAATGTGTGGTGAAAGGTGAACCTGAAGTCGAGACCCAGAAAGTTGAACCTGAACCTAGCAAGCTATCGGACTTGGACCCAGAGACTCGAGCTACTGTCGAAAAGATGATG TTTGATCAGCGACAGAAATCAATGGGCCTTCCAACAAGTGATGAAACGCAAAAACAGGATCTCCTAAAGAAATTTATGGCTCAG CATCCAAATATGGACTTCTCAAGGGCGAAGCTATCCTGA